Proteins encoded together in one Malaclemys terrapin pileata isolate rMalTer1 chromosome 16, rMalTer1.hap1, whole genome shotgun sequence window:
- the SVOP gene encoding synaptic vesicle 2-related protein: MEDDLFQLRQLPVVKFRRTGESSRSDEDALSGEHEIQIEGVRTELEAVELEDGAAVPKEFANPTDDTFMVEDAVEAIGFGKFQWKLSVLTGLAWMADAMEMMILSILAPQLHCEWRLPSWQVALLTSVVFVGMMCSSTLWGNISDQYGRKTGLKISVFWTLYYGILSGFAPVYSWILVLRGLVGFGIGGVPQSVTLYAEFLPMKARAKCILLIEVFWAIGTVFEVLLAVFVMPTLGWRWLLILSAVPLLLFAILCFWLPESARYDVLSGNQEKAITTLKRIAAENGAPMPLGKLIISRQEDRGKMRDLFTPQFRWTTLLLWFIWFSNAFSYYGLVLLTTELFQAGDVCSISSRRKAVKAKCSLACEYLTEEDYTDLLWTTLSEFPGVLVTLWIIDRIGRKKTMALSFFVFSFCSLLLFLCVGRNVLTVLLFIARAFISGGFQAAYVYTPEVYPTATRALGLGTCSGMARVGALITPFIAQVMLESSVYLTLVVYSGCCLLAAVASCFLPIETKGRGLQESSHREWGQEMVGRGSHNMGVTRSNSGSQE; this comes from the exons GGTGGTCAAGTTTCGCCGCACAGGGGAAAGTTCCAGGTCAGACGAAGATGCCCTTTCCGGAGAGCATGAAATTCAGATTGAAGGTGTTCGGACAGAGCTAGAGGCTGTAGAGCTAGAGGATGGAGCTGCAGTGCCAAAGGAATTTGCCAATCCAACTGATG ATACTTTTATGGTGGAAGATGCGGTGGAAGCCATCGGGTTTGGGAAATTCCAGTGGAAGCTCTCTGTTCTTACCGGATTAGCGTGG ATGGCAGATGCAATGGAAATGATGATTCTAAGTATCCTAGCTCCTCAGCTTCATTGTGAGTGGCGATTACCAAGCTGGCAGGTTGCATTGCTTACATCG GTGGTGTTTGTGGGAATGATGTGCAGCTCTACACTCTGGGGAAACATTTCAGACCAGTATGGCAGAAAAACT GGGCTAAAGATCAGCGTGTTCTGGACCCTGTACTATGGGATCCTCAGTGGTTTTGCACCAGTATACAGTTGGATCCTTGTGCTCAGGGGACTGGTGGGCTTTGGAATTGGAGGGGTACCTCAGTC AGTAACCTTATATGCTGAATTCCTTCCAATGAAAGCTAGagcaaaatgcattttattaatAGAG GTCTTTTGGGCCATTGGGACTGTATTTGAAGTCCTCCTTGCAGTGTTTGTGATGCCCACTCTTGGCTGGCGTTGGCTGCTCATTCTTTCTGCTGTTCCACTCTTGCTGTTTGCCATCTTATGTTTT TGGCTGCCAGAAAGTGCAAGATATGATGTATTATCTGGAAACCAAGAAAAGGCTATTACCACTTTGAAACGGATAGCAGCAGAAAATGGAGCTCCAATGCCTTTGGGAAAATTAATCATTTCCAGACAG GAAGACCGGGGGAAAATGAGGGACCTTTTCACACCCCAGTTTAGATGGACAACATTGTTGCTTTGGTTTATATG GTTTTCCAATGCCTTTTCTTATTATGGGTTagttttattaactacagagCTCTTTCAAGCAGGGGATGTCTGCAGCA ttTCCAGTAGAAGGAAAGCAGTTAAAGCAAAATGCAGCCTGGCCTGTGAGTATCTGACAGAGGAAGACTACACTGATCTGCTCTGGACCACTTTATCGGAGTTCCCAG GTGTTCTGGTGACCCTCTGGATTATTGATCGGATAGGCCGTAAAAAAACCATGGCGCTGTCCTTTTTTGTCTTCTCGTTTTGTAGTCTTCTGTTATTTCTCTGCGTTGGAAG AAATGTTCTTACTGTGCTGCTCTTCATCGCAAGAGCTTTCATTTCAGGAGGATTTCAGGCTGCTTATGTTTACACTCCTGAG GTTTACCCAACAGCTACTCGTGCTCTGGGCCTAGGAACATGCAGTGGAATGGCCAGAGTGGGAGCCTTAATAACTCCATTTATTGCACAG GTGATGCTGGAATCTTCAGTCTATTTAACTCTGGTGGTTTACAGTGGATGCTGCCTGTTGGCAGCCGTGGCTTCCTGTTTTTTGCCCATTGAAACAAAAGGGCGTGGTCTGCAGGAGTCCAGCCACAGAGAATGGGGACAAGAGATGGTTGGGAGAGGATCCCACAACATGGGAGTCACCAGGTCAAATTCTGGATCACAGGAATGA